Proteins from a single region of Candidatus Neomarinimicrobiota bacterium:
- a CDS encoding DUF4395 domain-containing protein: MSKIIGFGEKVDGYNIPVLNEREIRAAAGLLFLVMLFSIQAAGGAGNFTPIKYAVTFFLTDMLIRVFINPRYSPTLIVGRLIVRNQVPEYVGAQQKKFAWYIGIGMAIVMFVLIVLVNSYSPITGLICFICLIFLFFESAFGICLGCKVYPWIYKEKAQYCPGEVCEIKDRHEIQKTSRVHWLILSGFVVYMLLTIQLFNDFYSKPPYDLFGLSSHSQVEE, from the coding sequence ATGAGTAAAATTATTGGGTTTGGTGAAAAGGTTGATGGCTACAATATCCCTGTATTAAATGAGCGGGAAATACGAGCTGCTGCAGGTCTTCTTTTTCTGGTGATGTTATTTTCAATTCAAGCTGCTGGTGGTGCTGGTAATTTTACGCCAATTAAGTACGCCGTTACCTTTTTTCTGACAGACATGTTGATTCGCGTTTTTATCAACCCAAGATATTCCCCAACTCTTATTGTTGGTCGTTTGATAGTGAGGAATCAAGTTCCAGAATATGTTGGCGCACAGCAAAAGAAATTCGCCTGGTATATTGGAATTGGCATGGCCATAGTCATGTTTGTCCTCATTGTACTTGTCAATTCATATAGTCCCATTACTGGTCTGATCTGTTTCATATGTCTCATATTTCTATTCTTTGAATCAGCATTTGGCATCTGCCTGGGATGCAAGGTCTATCCATGGATTTACAAGGAGAAAGCACAATATTGCCCTGGAGAAGTCTGCGAAATAAAAGATCGGCATGAAATTCAGAAAACATCCAGAGTACATTGGTTGATTCTCTCTGGTTTTGTTGTTTATATGCTGCTGACCATTCAATTATTTAATGATTTTTACAGCAAACCGCCCTATGATCTGTTTGGGCTGAGCAGTCACTCCCAAGTGGAAGAGTAA
- a CDS encoding ABC transporter permease yields the protein MYIRTTFKTLNDAFFMALEAIKDNLLRSILTLLGIVIGVFAIIAVMTAIRTLESSINTGLNVFGSDVIFVQKSPVIQMGDHNSRRKYWRRPNITYDMALELRERMMGAEFVSAQDGTGGKTIRFKKESTNPNVGVQGVDEFGLEALNHKLDYGRNFIPEDIEYNRRVVILGTDVIQKLFPFQDPINQSISINGISFDIIGALQRKGEMFGQSQDNFVIVPITTYLQYYGSRWTSLGISIKAPDAESFDLTKEEVIDQMRIVRGLGPEDENDFEVTSNDALIDTFGSFTAGIKMFAGAVSVIALVVAGIGIMNIMLVSVSERIKEIGVRKAIGATRNNILFQFLLEAVFLSLIGGVIGVLLGIGVGNMVTLVFKNVAPVIPIDWVFIGLGVCSFIGIVFGIYPAYKAAGLDPIESLRHE from the coding sequence ATGTATATCAGAACAACCTTTAAAACCTTAAATGACGCCTTCTTTATGGCCTTGGAAGCGATCAAGGACAACCTGCTCAGATCAATTCTCACTCTACTGGGTATCGTGATTGGCGTTTTTGCGATTATTGCAGTAATGACTGCCATTCGTACTCTGGAGTCCTCCATTAACACGGGCTTAAATGTGTTTGGTTCAGACGTGATCTTTGTGCAAAAATCGCCTGTAATTCAGATGGGAGATCATAACAGTCGACGGAAATATTGGCGCCGCCCCAATATCACCTATGATATGGCACTCGAATTAAGAGAGCGTATGATGGGCGCTGAATTTGTGAGCGCTCAGGATGGGACAGGCGGAAAAACTATACGGTTTAAAAAAGAATCGACCAACCCTAATGTTGGTGTTCAGGGAGTTGATGAGTTTGGGCTGGAAGCGCTGAATCACAAGCTCGACTATGGCCGTAACTTTATCCCTGAGGATATCGAATACAATCGCCGGGTTGTTATTCTTGGTACAGATGTCATTCAAAAACTATTTCCCTTCCAGGATCCCATCAACCAGTCCATTAGCATCAATGGAATAAGTTTTGATATTATCGGTGCACTACAACGCAAGGGGGAGATGTTTGGCCAAAGCCAGGATAATTTTGTCATTGTCCCAATTACCACTTATCTCCAGTATTATGGAAGCCGCTGGACTTCTTTGGGTATTTCCATAAAAGCTCCAGATGCTGAGAGTTTTGATCTGACCAAAGAAGAAGTTATTGATCAAATGCGTATCGTTCGTGGCTTGGGTCCTGAAGATGAGAATGATTTTGAGGTCACCTCAAATGATGCCCTCATCGATACATTTGGCTCTTTCACTGCAGGAATAAAAATGTTCGCCGGAGCAGTAAGTGTGATTGCTCTTGTTGTGGCTGGAATCGGCATTATGAATATCATGCTGGTTTCAGTAAGTGAACGCATCAAGGAAATTGGTGTCAGAAAGGCCATTGGGGCAACACGGAATAACATTCTGTTCCAGTTTCTATTGGAAGCCGTTTTTCTCTCCTTAATTGGCGGTGTTATTGGCGTTCTCCTGGGGATCGGTGTGGGAAATATGGTGACTCTGGTATTCAAAAACGTGGCACCGGTTATCCCTATCGACTGGGTGTTTATTGGATTGGGAGTCTGTTCTTTTATCGGGATCGTATTTGGTATATACCCTGCCTATAAGGCAGCAGGTCTGGATCCCATAGAATCACTGCGCCATGAGTAA
- a CDS encoding GIY-YIG nuclease family protein, translating to MKRGQVYRLECSDSSLYTGETSNLEVRLAQHHEGSFYGFTHSRRPVKLLWNSDMMDIQDAILLERQIKNWSEQKKKALISEDRDTLHLLARCKNSSHSNNFSLDSARDNEDD from the coding sequence ATGAAACGGGGACAAGTTTACAGATTAGAATGTTCAGATTCGTCATTGTATACTGGGGAGACCAGCAATCTCGAGGTTAGATTGGCACAACACCATGAGGGAAGTTTTTACGGTTTCACCCATTCAAGAAGACCAGTTAAATTGCTCTGGAATTCGGATATGATGGATATTCAAGATGCCATCCTCTTAGAGCGACAGATAAAAAATTGGAGTGAGCAAAAGAAAAAGGCTCTAATAAGCGAGGATCGGGATACGCTTCACTTGTTAGCCAGATGTAAAAACTCCAGCCACAGCAATAACTTCTCCCTCGACTCCGCTCGGGATAACGAGGATGATTAG